A window from Rhizosphaericola mali encodes these proteins:
- the ppk1 gene encoding polyphosphate kinase 1: MKQKEYIPRDISWLSFNARVLQEANDPTVPLIQRIHFLGIFSNNTDEFFRVRVAALKRMVDLKGKKVNFHFEEDPQKILDEIQSIVLRQQNEFNRIWENVEKEMASQHVYIVNDHQLNEEQKQYVRRYFDEEVESNIIPLLIENITNFPYLREKSLYLGVVLSMKDSAYSQKYSIIEVPSRIVGRFKELPPSAPGRHEIILLEDVIKFNLPVIFSYFEFNQFDAHVFKISKDAEFDIDNDLSTSLVQKIEKGLKSRRQGKTVRFVYDKEMDAGLLEYLLSRMNINRKGNIIPGGHIHNFRHFMDFPNVFPKSENSIVQKPIIHPDFKNSNRVTDVVLKKDVMLSFPYHSFGSVIDLIREAAMDPDVTSIKITAYRLASNSKIVNALINAIRNGKQVTVMLELRARFDEEANLEWKERLEEEGVVVLVGVPNMKVHGKLCIIKKRVKNSTIQYGFVSTGNLNEKTARFYCDQLIMTKNRNVMADINRLFKYLENPKVASRIYLNQCKTLMVCPTGMRSQLTELIDREIKLAKAKKPAAITIKVNSLSDHDLIDKLYEAALVGVEIKLIIRGIFCAKVENPKFKKKIQAISIVDEYLEHARILIFNNGGKEKIYISSADWMVRNLDHRIEVAIPVLKDSIKKEIKEIIALQLKDNVKARILDNKLSNKYVSHKGQEIHRSQVEIYNYLTK, encoded by the coding sequence ATGAAGCAAAAAGAATACATACCAAGAGATATTAGCTGGTTAAGTTTCAATGCAAGAGTGTTACAGGAAGCCAATGATCCAACTGTCCCTTTGATTCAGAGGATACATTTCTTAGGTATTTTTTCTAATAATACAGATGAGTTTTTTAGAGTAAGAGTTGCAGCCTTGAAGAGAATGGTTGATCTTAAAGGTAAAAAAGTTAATTTTCATTTCGAAGAAGATCCTCAGAAAATTTTAGATGAAATTCAATCTATTGTTTTGCGACAGCAAAATGAGTTTAATCGAATTTGGGAAAATGTCGAAAAAGAAATGGCTAGTCAACATGTGTATATTGTCAATGATCATCAACTTAACGAAGAACAAAAACAATATGTAAGAAGATATTTTGATGAAGAGGTGGAATCTAATATTATACCATTACTAATAGAAAATATCACAAATTTCCCTTATTTAAGAGAAAAAAGTTTGTACCTCGGCGTTGTTTTAAGCATGAAAGACTCTGCATATTCGCAGAAATATTCCATTATAGAAGTGCCTTCTCGTATCGTTGGCAGATTCAAAGAATTGCCGCCGTCTGCACCAGGAAGACATGAAATCATCTTGTTGGAAGATGTCATCAAGTTTAATTTACCTGTTATATTCTCGTATTTCGAATTCAATCAATTTGATGCGCATGTATTTAAAATATCGAAAGATGCAGAGTTTGATATAGATAACGATCTTTCTACGTCACTTGTACAAAAAATTGAAAAAGGGTTAAAAAGTCGTCGTCAAGGCAAAACAGTCCGTTTTGTATATGATAAGGAAATGGATGCGGGGTTGTTAGAATATTTGTTGTCAAGAATGAATATAAATCGTAAAGGTAATATCATACCTGGAGGTCATATTCATAATTTTAGACATTTTATGGATTTCCCTAATGTTTTCCCTAAATCAGAAAACTCGATTGTTCAGAAACCAATTATACATCCAGATTTTAAAAATTCTAATAGGGTAACTGATGTAGTGTTAAAGAAAGATGTTATGCTTTCTTTTCCCTATCATTCTTTTGGGTCTGTAATTGATTTAATTCGTGAGGCGGCAATGGATCCAGATGTAACGAGTATTAAAATTACCGCTTATCGATTAGCATCTAATTCTAAAATAGTCAACGCTTTAATCAATGCAATTCGCAATGGAAAGCAAGTAACTGTGATGTTGGAATTGAGAGCTCGTTTTGATGAAGAAGCTAATTTGGAGTGGAAAGAACGCTTAGAAGAAGAAGGAGTGGTTGTTCTTGTTGGTGTTCCTAATATGAAAGTGCATGGCAAGCTATGCATCATAAAAAAACGTGTAAAAAATAGTACAATTCAATATGGTTTTGTTAGCACAGGTAATCTAAATGAGAAGACGGCTCGGTTTTATTGTGATCAACTCATAATGACCAAAAACCGTAATGTAATGGCAGATATTAATCGCTTATTTAAATATTTAGAAAATCCAAAAGTTGCTTCACGGATTTATCTAAATCAATGTAAAACTCTGATGGTCTGTCCAACGGGTATGCGATCTCAACTGACAGAACTGATAGATCGAGAGATCAAATTGGCAAAAGCAAAAAAGCCTGCAGCAATCACTATCAAGGTTAATTCATTGAGTGATCATGATTTAATTGATAAGCTATATGAGGCCGCCTTAGTTGGAGTGGAAATAAAATTGATTATCCGTGGTATTTTCTGTGCAAAAGTAGAAAATCCGAAGTTTAAAAAGAAAATACAAGCAATAAGCATTGTTGATGAATATTTGGAACATGCACGTATTTTAATTTTTAACAACGGAGGTAAAGAAAAAATCTATATTTCTTCTGCTGATTGGATGGTACGCAATTTAGATCACCGTATTGAGGTTGCAATTCCTGTATTGAAAGACAGTATCAAAAAAGAAATAAAAGAAATCATTGCTTTACAGTTAAAAGACAATGTTAAAGCACGTATTTTGGATAATAAATTGTCCAATAAATATGTTTCTCATAAAGGTCAAGAAATTCACCGTTCGCAAGTGGAAATCTATAATTATTTAACTAAATAA
- the rfaE2 gene encoding D-glycero-beta-D-manno-heptose 1-phosphate adenylyltransferase — translation MKNVTFPEHKILSARDIELLREAWRLKGLTVAFTNGCFDILHKGHIASLSQAAESADILVVGINSDDSVKRLKGPERPINNQSDRAEMLSSLIIVDAVVIFDENTPLELIQRLKPDVLVKGGDYTIDQIVGAKEVQNAGGKVIINPIISGYSTTSVIDKLIHR, via the coding sequence ATGAAAAATGTAACTTTTCCTGAACACAAAATTCTTTCTGCGAGAGATATTGAATTGTTGCGAGAAGCATGGAGATTGAAAGGATTAACCGTTGCATTTACCAATGGTTGCTTTGATATTTTACACAAAGGCCATATAGCCTCATTATCTCAAGCTGCTGAAAGCGCAGATATTTTAGTTGTAGGGATTAATTCTGATGATAGTGTTAAACGTTTAAAAGGTCCGGAACGTCCTATTAATAATCAATCAGACAGAGCTGAAATGTTATCTTCTTTAATTATCGTTGATGCTGTGGTTATCTTTGATGAAAATACACCTTTAGAATTAATTCAACGGCTAAAACCAGATGTTTTGGTTAAAGGGGGGGATTATACAATAGATCAGATTGTGGGAGCAAAAGAGGTGCAGAATGCAGGAGGTAAGGTTATTATCAACCCGATCATTAGTGGTTATTCTACGACATCTGTTATCGACAAATTAATCCATAGGTAA
- the panD gene encoding aspartate 1-decarboxylase — protein sequence MQIQVLKSKVHRAVITEADLNYVGSLTLDEDLMDAANMIEGEKIQIVNVNNGERIETYLIKGKRGSGTVCLNGPAARKGAVGDVIIIISYGILPFEEAKSFQPTIVFPKEGTNKL from the coding sequence ATGCAAATACAAGTATTAAAATCAAAGGTTCACAGAGCAGTAATCACGGAAGCAGATTTGAATTACGTTGGTAGTTTAACATTGGATGAAGATTTAATGGATGCTGCAAATATGATAGAAGGTGAGAAAATCCAGATTGTTAATGTCAATAATGGAGAACGCATTGAAACTTATCTAATAAAGGGTAAGAGAGGTAGTGGAACAGTTTGTCTTAATGGACCGGCCGCTAGAAAGGGCGCTGTTGGAGATGTGATAATTATTATTTCTTATGGAATATTGCCATTTGAAGAAGCAAAATCTTTTCAACCGACAATTGTTTTTCCTAAAGAAGGAACAAACAAATTATAA